One Novosphingobium sp. EMRT-2 DNA segment encodes these proteins:
- a CDS encoding secondary thiamine-phosphate synthase enzyme YjbQ: MRQSLTELAVPTPGRGLHEITPEVTGWVAAQGIETGLLTVFCRHTSASLCIQESAAPEVRGDVVRWLDRLAPENAGYAHDDEGPDDMPAHLKAILTGVSLSIPVAGGRPVLGTWQGIYLVEHRRAPHPRRVVLHLLGA, from the coding sequence ATGCGCCAATCCCTGACCGAACTTGCCGTTCCCACGCCGGGTCGCGGCCTTCACGAAATCACGCCCGAAGTCACGGGCTGGGTCGCCGCGCAGGGGATCGAGACCGGGCTGCTGACCGTGTTCTGCCGGCATACCTCGGCCTCGCTATGCATCCAGGAAAGTGCCGCGCCCGAAGTGCGCGGCGACGTGGTCCGCTGGCTCGACCGGCTCGCGCCCGAGAACGCTGGGTACGCGCACGACGACGAAGGGCCGGACGACATGCCGGCGCACCTCAAGGCAATCCTGACCGGCGTTTCGCTGTCGATCCCGGTTGCGGGCGGGCGCCCCGTGCTGGGCACATGGCAGGGCATCTACCTGGTCGAACACCGCCGGGCGCCGCACCCGCGCAGGGTGGTTCTTCATCTGCTGGGGGCATAG
- a CDS encoding amidohydrolase family protein, producing the protein MTDRILSWHTNPSKPRYTPPAGAIDAHCHVFGPMAQFPFSAKAKYLPRDAGPDMLFALRDHLGFAKNVIVQASCHGTDNAATLDAIAKSDGKARGVAVVDPAISEADLHALHEGGIRGIRFNFLKRLVDDAPKDKFLEIANRLPKGWHVVIYFEADILDELRPFMDAIPVPLVIDHMGRPDVRQGPDGADMKAFRAFLDSRDDIWFKATCPDRLDAIKEGGAGDPWNAFADAVAPLVADYPDRCLWGTDWPHPNMDTEIPDDGHLVDMIPRIAPTAELQRKLLIDNPTALYWAD; encoded by the coding sequence GACCGATCGCATCCTGAGCTGGCACACCAACCCGTCCAAGCCGCGCTACACGCCGCCCGCCGGCGCCATCGACGCGCATTGCCACGTGTTCGGCCCGATGGCGCAGTTCCCGTTCAGCGCCAAGGCCAAGTATCTGCCGCGGGATGCCGGGCCGGACATGCTGTTCGCGCTGCGCGATCACCTGGGCTTCGCCAAGAACGTGATCGTGCAGGCGAGCTGCCATGGCACCGACAACGCCGCCACGCTGGATGCCATCGCCAAGTCCGATGGCAAGGCGCGCGGCGTGGCCGTGGTCGATCCCGCAATTTCGGAAGCCGATCTTCATGCCCTGCACGAAGGCGGCATTCGCGGCATCCGCTTCAATTTCCTCAAGCGGCTGGTCGATGACGCGCCGAAGGACAAGTTCCTCGAAATCGCCAACCGGCTGCCCAAGGGCTGGCACGTGGTGATCTATTTCGAGGCCGATATTCTCGACGAACTGCGCCCGTTCATGGACGCCATCCCCGTGCCGCTGGTGATCGACCACATGGGCCGCCCCGATGTGCGACAGGGGCCGGACGGGGCGGACATGAAGGCCTTCCGCGCCTTCCTGGACAGCCGCGACGACATCTGGTTCAAGGCCACCTGCCCCGACCGGCTCGACGCGATCAAGGAAGGCGGCGCGGGCGATCCGTGGAACGCCTTTGCCGACGCGGTGGCGCCGCTGGTGGCGGACTATCCTGATCGCTGTCTGTGGGGCACCGACTGGCCCCATCCCAACATGGACACCGAAATCCCCGACGACGGCCACCTTGTCGATATGATCCCCCGGATCGCGCCGACCGCGGAACTCCAGCGCAAGCTGCTGATCGACAACCCCACCGCGCTGTACTGGGCCGACTGA
- the fumC gene encoding class II fumarate hydratase, protein MTATRLESDSIGEIAVPASAYWGAQTQRSVENFPFGMQERMPLGIVRALALVKQAAARVNRRHGLDAGLADAIGTAAGEVIAGRHDDQFPLVIWQTGSGTQSNMNVNEVIAGRANEILTGTRGGKSPVHPNDHVNRGQSSNDSFPTALHIAAVQALNDDLIPALDRLCGALTVKAEAWQGIVKIGRTHLQDATPLTLGQEFSGYVQQLRDAYRRLRDAEAFLLRLAQGGTAVGTGLNAPEGFGADFAAEVAALTGRPYVTAPNKFEALASNDALVQFSATLATLAVALTKIANDIRLLGSGPRSGLGELDLPANEPGSSIMPGKVNPTQCEMLTMVSAQVIGNHQAVTVGGLQGHLELNVFKPLIGAAVLRSVHLLATGMDSFAERCVEGIAPNAGRIAELVERSLMLVTALAPAIGYDNAAKIAKHAHAQGLTLREAGLALGLVDEATFDRLVRPADMV, encoded by the coding sequence ATGACCGCCACGCGCCTTGAATCCGACAGTATTGGCGAAATCGCCGTCCCCGCATCCGCTTACTGGGGCGCGCAGACCCAGCGCAGCGTCGAGAATTTCCCTTTCGGTATGCAGGAAAGGATGCCGCTGGGCATCGTGCGCGCGCTGGCGCTGGTCAAGCAGGCGGCGGCGCGGGTGAACCGGCGTCACGGGCTGGATGCCGGACTGGCCGACGCGATCGGCACGGCGGCGGGCGAAGTGATCGCGGGCCGGCACGACGATCAGTTTCCTCTGGTCATCTGGCAGACCGGCAGCGGTACGCAATCGAACATGAACGTCAACGAGGTGATCGCCGGGCGCGCCAACGAGATCCTGACGGGAACGCGCGGCGGCAAGAGCCCGGTCCATCCCAACGATCACGTCAATCGCGGGCAGTCGTCCAACGACAGCTTTCCGACCGCCTTGCATATCGCGGCGGTGCAGGCGCTCAACGATGACCTGATCCCCGCGCTCGACCGGCTGTGCGGCGCGCTGACGGTCAAGGCGGAGGCGTGGCAGGGCATCGTCAAGATCGGCCGCACGCATCTGCAGGACGCCACGCCGCTAACGCTGGGGCAGGAGTTTTCGGGCTATGTCCAGCAGTTGCGCGATGCCTATCGCCGCCTGCGCGATGCGGAGGCCTTTCTGCTTCGCCTGGCGCAGGGCGGCACGGCCGTGGGCACGGGGTTGAACGCGCCCGAAGGGTTCGGCGCGGATTTCGCGGCCGAAGTCGCGGCGCTGACGGGCCGGCCATACGTGACCGCGCCCAACAAGTTCGAGGCGCTGGCGTCGAACGATGCGCTGGTGCAGTTTTCGGCCACGCTGGCCACGCTGGCGGTGGCGCTGACCAAGATCGCCAACGACATCCGCCTGCTCGGCTCCGGACCGCGTTCGGGCCTCGGCGAACTGGACTTGCCGGCCAACGAGCCGGGCAGTTCGATCATGCCGGGCAAGGTCAACCCCACGCAGTGCGAGATGCTGACGATGGTGTCCGCGCAGGTGATCGGCAACCATCAGGCGGTGACGGTTGGGGGCTTGCAGGGCCATCTCGAACTCAACGTGTTCAAGCCGCTGATCGGCGCGGCCGTGCTGCGGTCCGTCCACCTGCTCGCGACGGGCATGGACAGCTTCGCGGAGCGCTGCGTCGAAGGCATCGCGCCGAATGCGGGCCGCATCGCCGAACTGGTCGAACGCTCGCTGATGCTGGTGACAGCGCTGGCGCCGGCGATCGGCTATGACAACGCCGCGAAGATCGCCAAGCACGCGCACGCACAGGGGTTGACCCTGCGCGAGGCGGGGCTGGCGCTGGGGCTGGTGGACGAAGCCACGTTCGACCGGCTGGTGCGCCCGGCCGACATGGTGTGA
- a CDS encoding S9 family peptidase: MFYKRWLAGAATTIMLAVGAPLLAQTDAAPAAQSRPPRIETSVLANQPFMRNPKLSPDGTRIVARLNVAGKDCIGVIKIGENNPRVMALGNDYDLNWYRWAGNGTILISMGKSVPWDGDDAWQTRLVAFDITTGKTRFIGGREEGLVGDDVLWIDPEGQSILLAYQSTIYDYPSVFSIELATNKQKQVVPSRTDIWDWYADDKGVVRAGFGWSGERWTMIYRPNATESFHTVVKAKQGDEDAGFDAFRIYQGSDLGYRIMNNEATGRYALYRFNFATRERGELILDNVSNDIDDFDTTPDGANLLAAWYTDDKPRVHWFDKGMHDVQDAIDKAVGDMQASIVSRSRDDSVLMVHLGSSSNAGQYYLYGQDAGKMMLLARVNEKLRSADLVPTRYVHYKARDGLDVPAYLTLPAGRDPKNLPLVILPHGGPYDVRDDGTFDPEVQFLANRGYAVLQPEFRGSGGYGKAFYEKGEGQWGRAMQDDLDDGMDWLARDGTIDPKRVCLVGASYGGYAALWGAARNPERYRCAASFAGISDLPRQLKFQIAFKVSKRYRKDWRRTVQGEETFDLKTVSPLFTLDRLRVPVLMMHGTEDQRVPFKQSKLFADALKLSGKPYEFYTLEGEGHGFSTSANMQQWLDRLDVFLAKYNPAD, translated from the coding sequence ATGTTCTACAAGCGCTGGCTTGCCGGGGCGGCAACCACGATCATGCTTGCGGTCGGGGCGCCGCTCCTCGCACAAACGGATGCCGCGCCGGCCGCGCAGTCCCGCCCCCCGCGCATCGAAACCAGCGTGCTGGCCAACCAGCCGTTCATGCGCAATCCCAAGCTCTCGCCCGATGGTACGCGCATTGTCGCCCGGCTGAATGTCGCCGGCAAGGATTGCATCGGGGTCATCAAGATCGGCGAGAACAATCCCCGGGTCATGGCCCTTGGGAACGATTACGATCTCAACTGGTATCGCTGGGCCGGAAACGGCACGATCCTGATAAGCATGGGCAAATCGGTGCCCTGGGACGGCGACGATGCCTGGCAGACGCGGCTGGTGGCGTTCGACATCACCACCGGCAAGACCCGCTTCATCGGCGGCCGGGAGGAAGGGCTGGTCGGCGATGACGTGCTCTGGATCGATCCCGAAGGGCAGTCGATCCTGCTGGCCTATCAGAGCACGATCTATGACTACCCCTCCGTGTTCAGCATCGAGCTTGCGACCAACAAACAGAAGCAGGTCGTTCCCTCCCGCACTGACATCTGGGACTGGTATGCCGATGACAAGGGCGTGGTGCGGGCCGGCTTCGGCTGGTCGGGAGAGCGCTGGACGATGATCTACCGCCCGAACGCCACGGAATCGTTCCATACGGTGGTGAAGGCCAAACAGGGGGATGAGGACGCCGGTTTCGACGCGTTCCGCATCTATCAGGGCAGCGATCTCGGCTACCGGATCATGAACAACGAGGCGACCGGGCGCTACGCGCTCTACCGCTTCAACTTCGCCACGCGCGAACGGGGCGAACTGATCCTCGACAACGTGTCGAACGACATCGACGATTTCGATACCACGCCCGATGGCGCGAACCTGCTGGCCGCATGGTACACCGACGACAAGCCCCGGGTGCACTGGTTCGACAAGGGGATGCACGATGTGCAGGACGCGATCGACAAGGCGGTCGGCGATATGCAGGCGTCGATCGTTTCGCGCAGCCGCGACGATTCCGTGCTGATGGTCCACCTCGGGTCGTCCAGTAACGCTGGGCAATACTATTTGTACGGGCAGGACGCCGGCAAGATGATGCTTCTGGCACGCGTGAACGAAAAGCTGCGTTCCGCCGACCTCGTGCCGACCCGCTATGTGCATTACAAGGCGCGTGACGGTCTTGATGTGCCCGCCTATCTCACCCTGCCGGCCGGGCGGGACCCGAAGAACCTGCCGCTGGTGATCCTGCCGCACGGCGGGCCTTACGATGTCCGTGACGATGGCACGTTCGATCCCGAGGTGCAGTTCCTGGCCAATCGCGGCTATGCGGTGCTCCAGCCTGAATTCCGCGGCTCGGGCGGTTATGGTAAGGCGTTCTACGAGAAGGGCGAGGGCCAGTGGGGCCGGGCCATGCAGGACGATCTCGATGACGGGATGGACTGGCTGGCCAGGGACGGCACGATCGATCCCAAGCGGGTGTGCCTGGTCGGTGCTTCCTATGGCGGCTATGCCGCGCTGTGGGGCGCCGCGCGAAATCCCGAACGGTATCGTTGCGCAGCCAGTTTCGCCGGCATCTCGGACCTGCCGCGCCAGCTCAAGTTCCAGATCGCGTTCAAGGTCAGCAAGCGGTATCGCAAGGACTGGCGGCGGACCGTGCAGGGTGAGGAAACGTTCGACCTCAAGACCGTATCGCCGCTGTTCACGCTGGATCGCCTGCGGGTGCCGGTGCTGATGATGCACGGAACCGAGGACCAGCGCGTGCCCTTCAAGCAGTCGAAACTGTTTGCCGACGCGCTCAAGCTCTCCGGCAAACCCTATGAGTTCTACACGCTGGAAGGCGAAGGCCATGGCTTTTCCACCAGCGCCAACATGCAGCAATGGCTGGACCGGCTCGACGTGTTCCTGGCGAAGTACAACCCCGCGGACTGA
- a CDS encoding polysaccharide deacetylase family protein, with translation MRKFLSFLPSLIMLALVAPAVRAAPNAHALPNASVATNAAAKPAPKTAARPPRGTIALTFDDLPGLTQLNSQAYVDYINVMILRGLRHYHFPATGFVNEGKLALDRPRQIANLRRWLDAGMDLGNHTFSHNSPNQIGARAYIADIARGEPVIRELLAERHRRPRWFRYPYLETGSPEAVKREIEQWLTEHGYHNAPVTIDADDWEFAEPYDDAIARHDEPRRQRIRATYLAYTERTIGWYRTASRALFGRDIPYVMLLHATRLNADSMDELAAILKRQRLRPVSLDQAMRDPAYRTPDPYSGKDGIEWLERWSMELHKPLPWDSFEDVPKAIQEDYKRVDADQK, from the coding sequence ATGCGCAAGTTCCTGTCGTTCCTGCCGTCACTGATAATGTTGGCGCTGGTGGCGCCGGCCGTCCGTGCCGCGCCCAATGCCCATGCCTTGCCCAACGCCTCGGTTGCGACGAATGCCGCTGCCAAGCCCGCGCCAAAGACGGCCGCGCGCCCGCCACGCGGCACGATCGCGCTGACGTTCGATGACTTGCCGGGCCTGACCCAGCTCAACAGCCAGGCCTACGTCGATTACATCAACGTGATGATCCTGCGGGGTCTGCGGCATTATCATTTTCCGGCGACGGGCTTCGTCAACGAAGGGAAGCTCGCGCTCGACCGTCCGCGCCAGATCGCCAACCTGCGGCGCTGGCTCGATGCCGGGATGGATCTGGGCAACCACACCTTCTCGCACAATTCGCCCAACCAGATCGGGGCGCGGGCCTATATTGCGGACATCGCGCGCGGCGAGCCGGTCATTCGCGAACTGCTGGCGGAACGCCATCGCCGGCCGCGCTGGTTCCGCTACCCCTATCTGGAGACCGGATCGCCCGAAGCGGTCAAGCGCGAGATCGAGCAGTGGCTGACGGAGCATGGCTACCACAACGCCCCGGTCACCATCGACGCGGACGACTGGGAGTTCGCCGAGCCTTACGATGACGCCATCGCCCGGCATGACGAACCCCGTCGGCAGCGCATTCGCGCGACGTACCTGGCCTATACCGAACGCACGATCGGCTGGTATCGCACGGCGTCGCGCGCGCTGTTCGGTCGCGACATTCCCTATGTCATGCTGTTGCACGCCACGCGGCTCAATGCGGACAGCATGGACGAACTGGCCGCCATTCTGAAGCGCCAGCGGCTGCGTCCGGTCTCGCTGGACCAGGCGATGCGTGATCCGGCGTACCGCACGCCCGATCCCTATAGCGGCAAGGACGGGATCGAATGGCTCGAACGCTGGTCGATGGAACTGCACAAGCCGCTGCCGTGGGACAGCTTCGAGGATGTGCCCAAGGCCATCCAGGAGGACTACAAGCGCGTGGATGCGGATCAAAAGTAG
- a CDS encoding proline dehydrogenase → MHGVKAALRDARYALPGRLGRLLPAPDAQSVARLARRLEQRGIWVTTGYIPGPDAEPAAVAAKNIAVIALLAGQDGTPYLAAKLPTLAFDEPAFATIAQAADSAAMPLLFDAHALKDAGPIHAYLAALLPERPCTGCVLPARWRRSMDDAARLRDTTARLRIVKGEWADPDWPDCDMDHAYRALVETLAGRSAPVAIATHKPELAEHALRTLRAAGTPCELEQLRGLPMRRTTAIARKLGVPVRVYIPFGEGWWPYALDKALARPYLPLWMLRDLIG, encoded by the coding sequence ATGCACGGCGTGAAAGCCGCCCTGCGTGACGCGCGATATGCCCTTCCCGGCCGTCTGGGGCGCCTGCTGCCCGCGCCGGATGCGCAATCCGTCGCGCGGCTGGCGCGGCGGCTCGAACAGCGCGGGATCTGGGTAACAACGGGTTACATCCCGGGGCCGGACGCGGAACCCGCTGCCGTGGCGGCCAAGAACATCGCCGTGATCGCGCTGCTGGCAGGGCAGGACGGCACGCCGTACCTCGCGGCGAAGCTGCCAACGCTGGCGTTCGACGAGCCAGCCTTCGCCACCATCGCGCAGGCGGCAGACAGCGCCGCCATGCCTCTCCTGTTCGATGCCCACGCGCTGAAGGACGCCGGGCCGATCCACGCATATCTCGCGGCCCTGCTCCCCGAACGCCCCTGCACCGGCTGCGTTCTCCCCGCACGCTGGCGGCGCAGCATGGATGATGCGGCGCGCCTGCGCGACACCACCGCCCGCCTGCGCATCGTCAAGGGCGAATGGGCCGATCCCGACTGGCCCGATTGCGACATGGACCACGCCTATCGCGCGCTGGTGGAAACGCTTGCCGGCCGGTCGGCCCCGGTGGCGATCGCAACGCACAAGCCGGAACTAGCGGAGCATGCGCTGCGCACCTTGCGCGCCGCCGGCACGCCGTGCGAACTCGAACAGTTGCGGGGGCTGCCGATGCGGCGCACCACGGCCATCGCGCGCAAGCTGGGTGTGCCGGTCCGCGTCTATATCCCGTTCGGCGAAGGGTGGTGGCCCTATGCGCTCGACAAGGCGCTCGCCCGCCCGTACCTGCCGCTGTGGATGCTGCGCGACCTGATCGGCTGA
- a CDS encoding GNAT family N-acetyltransferase — MIRTQPHIEGETAPRSASVRAPNAVAFGPALADPAFCAAWTRLEASAALPTQGLAFVTALACSMLAGADINVFAITHEIGGQELAAQGWEGLAALLPLYRDASSRPHRWRMPGAREVYEPCDALYDSPEAARRLAQAIAGQSQPVSLDRIPAQSLLVPTLRAAMKGRGLVSVRSALPCPTITLGPAWEHPDDQFNAGRRSDFRRAARKAAAMGAVTYEVHAPDPDTFDRWFDEALDVELHSWKKEAGTAMASDRAKADFFRAFFRAASAAGTFRVAFVRIDGQPAAMQLAIEHAARFWLFKIGYDERFGKCSPGTLLMLHTLQYAAARGLIAYELLGNIEPWISELWTRDHHECVRLRTYPFSLAGLAALAVDGGDWLRQRLFPETGA, encoded by the coding sequence GTGATCCGCACGCAACCGCATATCGAGGGCGAGACCGCGCCGCGGTCGGCTTCCGTGCGCGCGCCCAACGCGGTGGCGTTTGGCCCGGCCCTTGCCGATCCCGCCTTTTGCGCGGCATGGACCCGCCTCGAAGCGTCCGCCGCCCTGCCAACGCAGGGCCTGGCCTTCGTCACCGCGCTAGCCTGTTCGATGCTGGCCGGCGCCGACATCAACGTTTTCGCCATCACCCACGAGATCGGCGGGCAGGAACTGGCCGCGCAGGGCTGGGAGGGACTGGCGGCGCTGCTGCCCTTGTATCGCGATGCGTCCAGCCGACCACACCGCTGGCGGATGCCCGGCGCGCGCGAGGTCTATGAACCTTGCGATGCGCTCTATGATAGCCCCGAAGCCGCGCGCCGGCTCGCCCAAGCCATCGCCGGGCAATCGCAGCCCGTCTCGCTGGACCGGATACCGGCGCAGTCGCTGCTCGTCCCCACGCTGCGCGCGGCGATGAAAGGGCGCGGACTGGTGTCGGTCCGGTCCGCCCTGCCCTGTCCCACGATCACGCTTGGACCGGCGTGGGAACACCCTGACGACCAGTTCAACGCCGGCCGCCGTTCCGACTTCCGCCGCGCCGCGCGCAAGGCCGCGGCCATGGGTGCCGTGACCTACGAGGTCCACGCGCCCGATCCAGACACCTTCGACCGCTGGTTCGACGAGGCGCTCGATGTCGAACTGCACAGCTGGAAGAAGGAGGCAGGGACGGCCATGGCCAGCGATCGCGCCAAGGCCGATTTCTTCCGGGCCTTCTTCCGCGCCGCCAGCGCCGCCGGCACGTTCCGCGTCGCCTTCGTGCGCATCGATGGACAGCCGGCCGCCATGCAGCTTGCGATCGAGCACGCCGCGCGCTTCTGGCTGTTCAAGATCGGCTACGACGAACGCTTCGGCAAATGTTCACCGGGAACGCTGCTGATGCTGCACACGCTGCAATACGCCGCCGCGCGCGGGCTGATCGCCTACGAACTGCTCGGCAATATCGAGCCATGGATTTCCGAACTGTGGACGCGCGATCACCACGAATGCGTGCGGCTGCGCACGTATCCGTTTTCGCTCGCCGGGCTGGCGGCACTGGCCGTGGACGGCGGCGATTGGCTGCGCCAGCGCCTGTTTCCCGAAACCGGTGCCTGA
- a CDS encoding DUF2059 domain-containing protein, translating into MSALLRATVAAALLLSPAAAIAQESPAPAASASPALPPVDPARLQAATATVDHIFPAGTYAKIMNGTMDGIVRQSVDSMTALPMRDLVGLAGLKPEEAAKVGKGTIAEVMAILDPAFRQRTDLSMAVMRDEMTTMMTQFEPDMRAGLAEAYARRFSAAQLDEMNRFFATPTGREYASNSMTLFMDPAVMGRMQALLPQIMRQMPAMVQKMTAATANLPKPRRYSDLTATERARLAQLLGLSEADLAGRQPRKGQ; encoded by the coding sequence ATGTCCGCACTTCTTCGCGCTACCGTTGCCGCAGCGCTGTTGCTCTCTCCCGCCGCCGCCATCGCGCAGGAAAGCCCCGCGCCCGCAGCGAGCGCAAGCCCCGCTCTGCCGCCCGTCGATCCCGCGCGGCTACAGGCCGCCACCGCCACGGTCGACCACATCTTCCCGGCCGGCACGTATGCCAAGATCATGAACGGCACGATGGACGGCATCGTCCGGCAATCGGTCGACAGCATGACCGCGCTGCCGATGCGCGATCTTGTCGGCCTGGCGGGCCTGAAGCCCGAGGAAGCGGCCAAGGTCGGCAAGGGCACCATCGCCGAAGTCATGGCCATTCTTGATCCCGCCTTCCGCCAGCGCACGGATCTTTCCATGGCGGTGATGCGCGACGAGATGACCACGATGATGACCCAGTTCGAGCCGGACATGCGCGCAGGGCTGGCCGAAGCCTATGCCCGCCGTTTCTCCGCCGCCCAGCTCGACGAGATGAACCGCTTTTTCGCCACGCCCACGGGCAGGGAATATGCCAGCAATTCGATGACACTGTTCATGGACCCGGCCGTCATGGGCCGGATGCAGGCGCTGCTGCCGCAGATCATGCGCCAGATGCCGGCGATGGTCCAGAAGATGACCGCCGCCACCGCCAACCTGCCCAAGCCGCGCCGCTATAGCGACCTGACAGCGACGGAACGCGCACGGCTTGCCCAGCTGCTCGGCCTCAGCGAGGCCGATCTGGCAGGGCGCCAGCCGCGCAAGGGCCAGTAG